The Pseudomonas sp. G2-4 genome window below encodes:
- the tusA gene encoding sulfurtransferase TusA — translation MSEMNDAPVDGTLDATGLNCPEPVMMLHQHIRDLAPGGLLKVIATDPSTRRDIPKFCVFLDHELVAQHEEAGTYLYWIRKKLA, via the coding sequence ATGAGTGAAATGAACGATGCGCCGGTCGACGGCACGCTGGATGCCACGGGCCTCAATTGCCCGGAGCCGGTGATGATGCTGCACCAGCATATCCGCGACCTGGCCCCCGGCGGACTGCTGAAGGTGATCGCCACCGACCCTTCGACCCGCCGCGACATCCCCAAGTTTTGCGTGTTTCTGGACCACGAGCTGGTGGCCCAGCATGAGGAGGCTGGCACTTACCTCTACTGGATCCGCAAGAAGCTCGCTTAA